GTCCCCGCCCCTGGAAAAAATAATCCAAGGAGATTAAAAATGGGTTCATTTAGCATTTGGCATTGGTTGATTGTTTTGGTTATCGTGATGTTGGTATTCGGTACCAAAAAATTGCGCAATATCGGACAAGATTTGGGTGGCGCTGTAAAAGGTTTTAAAGATGGCATGAAAGCTGCTGAAGAGCCTAAAGAGCAGATTCAACAAAGTTCTGCAACAGCAGAAAAGACGGTTGATGTTCAGGCTAAAGACATTAACAAATAACTAGTAAATAAATAAAGCGCGATAGAAACTCATGCTGCATTTAAATAACTGCGTTAAATGATTGATCTCGGAGTTTCAAAGCTTGCGCTCATTGCTGTAGTTGCTCTGGTGGTGGTTGGACCAGAGCGCCTGCCTAAGGTAGCTCGCATGGCTGGTAATTTGTTTGGGCGTGCGCAGCGCTATATGGCGGACGTCAAGTCTGAAGTAAGTCGTCAAATGGAAGTGGAAGAATTTAAAAAGTTTCGAGAAGAAACTGCCGCCACTCTCAAAGAAGTTGAAAATAGTATCGGCTCTACAGTTCAAGAGGCTGGCGCTAACTTAAGCGATCAAGCGGATATTTTTGAAACTAGGTTTGATAAGCCGGCCTTAGATGAAAAAGAAGTGCTGCGCAAAACTAAGCGCCAAGGGCGCAATAGCTGGGGTGTGCGTCGTGCTGCAAGGCCGCTTTGGTTCAAACGTTCTGCAGGAATTCGTACTCGAGTGCAATCTGGTGCTGCTAGGATGAAGCGCTTTCATCACAGCGCTGGCAAATAAAAATAATAGTAAAAAGCAAGAATAAAAATACTTACGTATGACTGAAAACAATTCAACCCAAGACTCGGGATTACAGGAAACCTTTCTTTCCCACTTATTTGAATTGCGTGATCGCGTAATTAAAGCGGCGCTCGCAATTATTGTTGTCTTCGTATGTCTAGTCTATTGGGCGCCTGATATTTTCCATTTGTTCGCACAGCCTTTATTAGAAGCTTTGCCTGCTGGCGGCAAGATGATTGTGACTGACGTTACAGGCTCCTTCTTTGTACCCATGAAGGTAACCATGCTAGTGGCTTTCATCATCGCCTTACCAGTGGTGATGTATCAACTATGGGCGTTCATTGCACCTGGTTTGTATTTGCACGAAAGAAAGCTGATTCTGCCTTTGGTAGTGAGTAGCTACAGCTTGTTCATTATTGGTATGGCATTTGCATACTTCTTAGTGTTTCCAACGGTATTCAAGTTTATGGCAAGTTATAACGCACCTTTGGGCGCGGAGATGTCTACCGACATTGATAACTATTTAAGTTTTGCTATGACAACCTTCTTGGCATTTGGTATTACTTTTGAAGTACCTGTTGTGGTGGTTGTCTTGGTGCGTATGGGCATGGTGCCCTTGGCTAAGCTGAAAGAAATTCGCCCATACGTCATCGTTGGCGCATTTGTGATTTCCGCTGTTGTAACTCCGCCGGACGTGCTCTCGCAATTGTTGCTAGCTGTGCCAATGACCTTGCTCTATGAGTTAGGTTTGATCGTAGCGCGCTTTTATGTGCCAAAACCCTCAGATGATGAAGGTTCAAGCGATCACTCAACCTCTGCGTCTACTTGATTCTTGGAAAAGGTATTTTTTAGCCAATTTGTGGCACGATCAAAGCGATAGCGCCTTTGGCGTAAGTTGCCCTCAAGATCTATTTCAGAACCAGCAAAAGCTTTACCAGCAGTCAATAGGGCGCGACGTTGTTGAATGGTTTCGATCTGAATCAACCTAGGCAAGATCTTTGGTAATTCCCAACGAATATCCACAACTACACAATGTTCATGCTGAAGTTGACCTACTTCGCATAACAAAAGCTCTGCTTTGCTGAAATTAAATTGATTGGCAATGATGATGCGGTGACATAGCAATAGCCAGTCTTCATCAAACTTGTGTTCGGCTTGATGATTTATGGCGCTTTCAGCATATAGCGCCAATTCATGCCATTCATTTCTTTTTGGGTCTGGGCAACTTTCTAAAATCTTACTTAATAGCTCTTTTGCTTCTACTATGCCCTGCTGGTGTGCTTGCCATATAGAGTATGAAGCCTGTAGCCCGCGTACTTTTTCTTCGCTCTTTTCGCGCTTACGCCAAAGATTGGCACCTTTGCGAAGTTGCGCTTGGGGATGGCCAAGATCGGCAGCGCGATCAAAGCAGCGATCACTTTCAGTAGCGTTGTAACCAGAAAATTGGGGGCGACGATAAATTTCACCAAGCGCATACCATGCATCTCGATCACCGTCCTTGGCGGCAAGCTCTAACCAATGCGCTGCTTTTTTAAGAGATGCGTTTGATTTGTTTTCAACATTTCCACTTAATTGAGCAAGGCGTAATCCCAAAGTAAGTTTTGCAACAGTTAGCCCTAGCTCCGCCGCCTGAATCAATGCTTCTTCATTTTGCGTTGTTAACCAAGCATTCCACAGGGAGGATAAGGCTTCATTTTTTGGTTGTAGCTTTATCAACAATTCTTTTGCTTTATTCGAGAACATGGAGTTCCCATCTGCGAGCTCTTGTAAATATTGACGAGCAATTTTTTGCAAGCCTCCGAAATCTAGATTGGCCAGTTTTTCATCGGCGAAGGTTGAGTTCCCCCTTTTCAACCAAGCCATCAATTGAGGTTGAGTATCTTGATGTCTTGGGTTGATAAGTAAATCAGCAAGTTGCCATTTAGCTGCGAGTGTGGCGCCTGAATCAAGATTAGATTGGGCGAGCTGCCAGAAAGACCCCCATCCAAACTGAAATCCTGGGGAATTAAAGGTTTGGGCTAGTGGGACATTAGCAATTTGATTCAGAATCTTGGAAATTTCAACATGACTTGCGTTACCCGTCTCGGCAGCTTGATTTTGTATTGATAAATAGGATTTTTCTAGCCAAATCAAAGCATTAGCAGGTTGTATTGGTGTTTTGAAGGCGCCGGTAATATAGGCTTGTGCTAATTTTTGTTGCGCGGATACATCACCCATACGGGCTGAACTCAGGATTTTTAAGAATTCGCGGCTTGCCATCTGACAATTTTGGCATTC
This is a stretch of genomic DNA from Polynucleobacter sp. JS-JIR-II-b4. It encodes these proteins:
- the tatB gene encoding Sec-independent protein translocase protein TatB; the encoded protein is MIDLGVSKLALIAVVALVVVGPERLPKVARMAGNLFGRAQRYMADVKSEVSRQMEVEEFKKFREETAATLKEVENSIGSTVQEAGANLSDQADIFETRFDKPALDEKEVLRKTKRQGRNSWGVRRAARPLWFKRSAGIRTRVQSGAARMKRFHHSAGK
- the tatA gene encoding Sec-independent protein translocase subunit TatA; protein product: MGSFSIWHWLIVLVIVMLVFGTKKLRNIGQDLGGAVKGFKDGMKAAEEPKEQIQQSSATAEKTVDVQAKDINK
- the tatC gene encoding twin-arginine translocase subunit TatC; translated protein: MTENNSTQDSGLQETFLSHLFELRDRVIKAALAIIVVFVCLVYWAPDIFHLFAQPLLEALPAGGKMIVTDVTGSFFVPMKVTMLVAFIIALPVVMYQLWAFIAPGLYLHERKLILPLVVSSYSLFIIGMAFAYFLVFPTVFKFMASYNAPLGAEMSTDIDNYLSFAMTTFLAFGITFEVPVVVVVLVRMGMVPLAKLKEIRPYVIVGAFVISAVVTPPDVLSQLLLAVPMTLLYELGLIVARFYVPKPSDDEGSSDHSTSAST
- a CDS encoding tetratricopeptide repeat protein: MASREFLKILSSARMGDVSAQQKLAQAYITGAFKTPIQPANALIWLEKSYLSIQNQAAETGNASHVEISKILNQIANVPLAQTFNSPGFQFGWGSFWQLAQSNLDSGATLAAKWQLADLLINPRHQDTQPQLMAWLKRGNSTFADEKLANLDFGGLQKIARQYLQELADGNSMFSNKAKELLIKLQPKNEALSSLWNAWLTTQNEEALIQAAELGLTVAKLTLGLRLAQLSGNVENKSNASLKKAAHWLELAAKDGDRDAWYALGEIYRRPQFSGYNATESDRCFDRAADLGHPQAQLRKGANLWRKREKSEEKVRGLQASYSIWQAHQQGIVEAKELLSKILESCPDPKRNEWHELALYAESAINHQAEHKFDEDWLLLCHRIIIANQFNFSKAELLLCEVGQLQHEHCVVVDIRWELPKILPRLIQIETIQQRRALLTAGKAFAGSEIDLEGNLRQRRYRFDRATNWLKNTFSKNQVDAEVE